In the Hordeum vulgare subsp. vulgare chromosome 7H, MorexV3_pseudomolecules_assembly, whole genome shotgun sequence genome, one interval contains:
- the LOC123408343 gene encoding uncharacterized protein LOC123408343 isoform X1 produces MLLTVAAACCSSHPRLHPVRSRINGGAGAPPRHAGAAEFRALAAPLLRHPSSFAFSCACSSSPPPTPGDKDCDPELFDKYSVLSSDVPWEPEDVWRTFAGYLLILHIPLSFGGLGVVAKVLHCSSLDSLTTVVSTAMLQLGELALGLALLQYTAKPGRQVGDFFAGKFSSRRGWIKETVLWLGLLMSVVFLTSLIADSLIGPEDAYDPILKEILSDGGASRLVCWFLYCLIAPLSEEIIYRGFLLTALSSSMKWRNAVVVSSVMFSAAHLSGESSVQLFIVGCITGLAYCRTGTLAASFTVHSLYNAAILFTTMMS; encoded by the exons ATGCTGCTGACAGTAGCAGCAGCTTGTTGCTCGtcgcatcctcgtctccaccccgTGAGAAGCAGAATCAACGGCGGAGCTGGAGCTCCACCTCGTCATGCTGGCGCGGCGGAATTCAGAGCTCTCGCCGCGCCCCTGCTGCGGCACCCGTCCTCCTTTGCTTTCAGCTGCGCTTGCTCTTCTTCGCCTCCTCCTACACCCGGCGACAAGGACTGCGACCCCGAGCTGTTCGAC AAATACTCGGTTCTTTCTTCAGATGTTCCATGGGAGCCTGAGGACGTATGGAGAACATTTGCGGGATACCTCCTTATCTTGCACATTCCCCTGAGCTTTGGAGGACTCGGTGTGGTAGCCAAAGTGTTACATTGTTCCTCACTAGACTCACTGACAACA GTCGTTTCCACAGCCATGCTTCAACTAGGAGAGCTCGCTTTGGGTTTAGCACTGTTGCAGTACACTGCAAAGCCTGGCCGTCAAGTTGGCGACTTCTTTGCTGGGAAGTTCTCGTCCAGGCGTGGTTGGATAAAAGAAACTGTATTATGGTTGGGACTTCTGATGTCTGTGGTTTTTCTCACATCTCTAATAGCTGACAGCCTCATAGGTCCCGAG GATGCATACGATCCTATATTAAAGGAAATCCTCTCCGACGGTGGAGCCTCTAGGCTAGTCTGTTGGTTTCTGTACTGTCTGATTGCTCCATTGTCTGAAGAAATCATTTACCGTGGGTTTCTTCTAACAGCCCTATCTTCCTCGATGAAATGGAGGAACGCGGTCGTGGTAAGTTCAGTTATGTTCAGTGCAGCACACCTCTCGGGGGAAAGTTCCGTTCAGTTGTTCATCGTCGGATGCATCACAGGGTTAGCTTATTGCCGGACTGGAACTTTGGCTGCTTCATTCACCGTCCACAGTTT
- the LOC123408343 gene encoding uncharacterized protein LOC123408343 isoform X2: protein MLLTVAAACCSSHPRLHPVRSRINGGAGAPPRHAGAAEFRALAAPLLRHPSSFAFSCACSSSPPPTPGDKDCDPELFDKYSVLSSDVPWEPEDVWRTFAGYLLILHIPLSFGGLGVVAKVLHCSSLDSLTTVVSTAMLQLGELALGLALLQYTAKPGRQVGDFFAGKFSSRRGWIKETVLWLGLLMSVVFLTSLIADSLIGPEDAYDPILKEILSDGGASRLVCWFLYCLIAPLSEEIIYRGFLLTALSSSMKWRNAVVG from the exons ATGCTGCTGACAGTAGCAGCAGCTTGTTGCTCGtcgcatcctcgtctccaccccgTGAGAAGCAGAATCAACGGCGGAGCTGGAGCTCCACCTCGTCATGCTGGCGCGGCGGAATTCAGAGCTCTCGCCGCGCCCCTGCTGCGGCACCCGTCCTCCTTTGCTTTCAGCTGCGCTTGCTCTTCTTCGCCTCCTCCTACACCCGGCGACAAGGACTGCGACCCCGAGCTGTTCGAC AAATACTCGGTTCTTTCTTCAGATGTTCCATGGGAGCCTGAGGACGTATGGAGAACATTTGCGGGATACCTCCTTATCTTGCACATTCCCCTGAGCTTTGGAGGACTCGGTGTGGTAGCCAAAGTGTTACATTGTTCCTCACTAGACTCACTGACAACA GTCGTTTCCACAGCCATGCTTCAACTAGGAGAGCTCGCTTTGGGTTTAGCACTGTTGCAGTACACTGCAAAGCCTGGCCGTCAAGTTGGCGACTTCTTTGCTGGGAAGTTCTCGTCCAGGCGTGGTTGGATAAAAGAAACTGTATTATGGTTGGGACTTCTGATGTCTGTGGTTTTTCTCACATCTCTAATAGCTGACAGCCTCATAGGTCCCGAG GATGCATACGATCCTATATTAAAGGAAATCCTCTCCGACGGTGGAGCCTCTAGGCTAGTCTGTTGGTTTCTGTACTGTCTGATTGCTCCATTGTCTGAAGAAATCATTTACCGTGGGTTTCTTCTAACAGCCCTATCTTCCTCGATGAAATGGAGGAACGCGGTCGTG GGTTAG